A genomic window from Cytobacillus suaedae includes:
- a CDS encoding erythromycin esterase family protein: MNQIINDIKEHSFRLQTDDDLQRIVDAIGDRKVVLLGEASHGTSEYYTYRAEITKRLIQQKGFSIIAVEGDWPSCFEVNRYIKGYNNNYQNAKEALGQFNRWPTWMWANEEVLQLTEWLKQHNDAQGKQVGFYGIDVYSLWESMEEIIRYLEKINSPDVETAKNAFACFEPHNRKPENYGVAASFLSEDCVNEVIELLQKVRTNFTQHHPEEGTLNLQVNALVAANAEQYYRAMVQDDTASWNVRDYHMADTVDELLHYHGDDEKVIIWEHNTHIGDARATDMKGEGLVNVGQIMRERFGQEQVYAIGFGTHRGSVVAAKRWGDPLEVMNVPVAERNSWEDLMHEAGAYNKAILFTEKNKHLFTKPVGHRAIGVVYHPEYEHLGNYVPSVMSDRYDAFIHIDETKALVPLKVSVEMT, encoded by the coding sequence ATGAATCAGATTATTAATGATATTAAGGAACATTCATTTAGACTTCAAACAGATGATGATTTACAAAGGATTGTTGATGCCATTGGTGATCGAAAGGTCGTGTTACTAGGTGAAGCCTCTCATGGGACTTCAGAATATTATACATACCGTGCCGAAATCACAAAGCGATTAATTCAGCAAAAAGGATTTTCAATAATAGCTGTTGAAGGGGATTGGCCTTCTTGTTTTGAAGTCAATCGGTATATTAAAGGGTATAACAACAACTATCAAAATGCTAAAGAGGCATTGGGACAATTTAATCGTTGGCCAACATGGATGTGGGCAAATGAAGAAGTCCTTCAATTAACAGAATGGCTGAAACAACACAATGATGCACAAGGTAAACAGGTTGGCTTTTATGGAATTGACGTATATAGCTTGTGGGAGTCCATGGAGGAAATCATACGCTATTTGGAGAAAATTAATTCTCCTGATGTTGAGACTGCAAAGAATGCCTTCGCCTGCTTTGAACCTCATAATCGAAAACCTGAAAATTATGGGGTTGCTGCTTCTTTTTTATCAGAGGATTGTGTTAATGAGGTAATTGAGCTGCTCCAGAAAGTGCGTACAAATTTCACCCAACACCATCCAGAAGAGGGTACTTTAAACCTTCAAGTAAATGCGCTTGTTGCTGCAAACGCTGAACAATATTACCGAGCTATGGTTCAAGATGATACTGCCTCTTGGAACGTACGCGACTACCATATGGCAGATACGGTGGACGAACTTCTTCATTACCATGGAGACGATGAAAAGGTTATTATTTGGGAACACAATACCCACATTGGTGATGCACGGGCAACCGACATGAAGGGCGAAGGACTAGTGAATGTTGGACAAATCATGCGTGAAAGGTTTGGACAAGAACAAGTATATGCCATTGGGTTTGGAACACATCGAGGTTCAGTGGTCGCTGCAAAAAGATGGGGAGATCCGTTGGAGGTCATGAATGTACCAGTTGCTGAAAGAAATAGCTGGGAAGATTTAATGCACGAGGCCGGTGCATATAATAAGGCTATTCTTTTTACAGAAAAGAATAAACACCTTTTTACCAAGCCAGTAGGTCACAGAGCAATCGGCGTTGTTTATCATCCTGAATATGAGCATTTAGGAAACTATGTGCCTTCAGTGATGTCTGACCGTTACGATGCCTTTATTCATATAGATGAGACAAAGGCATTAGTACCACTAAAAGTGAGCGTAGAAATGACTTAA
- a CDS encoding biotin-dependent carboxyltransferase family protein, with translation MQIPLFQVIKKGLLTTFQDKGRYGYQQFGVVTGGAMDVDSLRIANLLVGNPVDEACLEISMLGPTLQVLADEVVISICGANLSPTINNHPLPLWQSVKVYKNDIIKFGKPINGIRSYLAVSGGFFVEEVLGSKSYYQKANLGTSIEEGNPLMGFSSAEKKRMRGLVHSIQPHYEKDITVRVIMGPHDNEFSTESIENFFKEPYKVLQADRMGYRLSSNSPLKHKNKADIASDAIPLGGIQVPSNGQPIILMADRQTTGGYTRIGTVISADIPKIAQVPPGGTISFKKCSIEEAHIVYQERETFISLLQKLRRD, from the coding sequence ATGCAAATACCTTTATTTCAGGTTATAAAAAAAGGGCTATTAACCACCTTTCAGGATAAAGGTCGCTATGGATATCAACAATTCGGTGTGGTAACAGGGGGAGCAATGGATGTAGATTCCTTACGGATAGCTAATCTACTGGTCGGAAATCCGGTAGATGAAGCTTGTCTAGAAATTTCAATGCTAGGTCCAACACTTCAAGTCCTAGCAGATGAAGTCGTTATCTCGATTTGTGGTGCAAATTTAAGTCCCACAATTAATAATCACCCTCTGCCTCTATGGCAATCTGTAAAAGTCTACAAAAACGATATAATTAAATTCGGAAAACCTATTAACGGAATTAGATCTTATCTTGCTGTTTCTGGTGGTTTTTTTGTAGAAGAGGTGTTGGGAAGTAAATCCTATTACCAAAAAGCCAACCTTGGTACAAGTATCGAGGAAGGTAATCCTTTAATGGGGTTTTCTTCTGCTGAAAAGAAAAGAATGAGAGGCCTAGTACATTCCATCCAGCCACACTATGAGAAAGACATCACTGTTCGAGTGATTATGGGACCACATGATAATGAGTTTTCCACTGAAAGTATAGAGAACTTTTTTAAGGAACCCTACAAAGTTTTGCAAGCAGACAGGATGGGTTACCGTTTAAGTAGCAATTCACCGCTAAAACATAAGAATAAGGCAGATATTGCATCAGACGCTATTCCCCTTGGTGGCATTCAAGTACCTAGTAATGGTCAGCCAATTATTTTAATGGCTGACCGACAAACTACAGGAGGGTATACTCGTATTGGAACAGTCATATCTGCAGACATTCCTAAGATTGCTCAGGTGCCCCCAGGTGGAACGATTTCTTTTAAAAAATGTTCCATTGAAGAAGCTCATATTGTATATCAAGAAAGAGAAACGTTTATAAGCTTATTGCAAAAGCTAAGGAGGGATTGA
- a CDS encoding YwdI family protein, with the protein MQIPLHKILEKMQAELDQAKQTNNEGKVREHLVIIQTLCDLVVEERSKSEQTMSTTPFIQQPVPTTQTTKLKEDDGNGDSLFDF; encoded by the coding sequence ATGCAAATTCCTTTACATAAAATCCTAGAAAAAATGCAAGCCGAACTTGACCAAGCCAAACAAACCAATAACGAAGGAAAAGTAAGAGAACACTTAGTTATCATACAAACATTATGTGATCTCGTTGTTGAAGAAAGAAGCAAGAGTGAACAGACCATGTCAACAACACCATTCATTCAACAACCAGTCCCAACTACCCAAACCACTAAACTAAAAGAAGACGATGGCAACGGTGATTCGCTATTTGATTTTTGA